A genomic window from Pseudohongiella acticola includes:
- the selA gene encoding L-seryl-tRNA(Sec) selenium transferase gives MSSTHGGRPPAVDKALAWPGVQALIDCHGRNLVLDALRAGLQQWREGHIGDEQTLVAEVQASIEQVLAPAFKPVFNLTGTVIHTNLGRAPLPPEAINAIAAVASGASNLEYDLHSGQRGDRDAHVEDWICRLTGAEAATVVNNNAAAVLLVLNALALRREVIVSRGELIEIGGSFRLPDIMARAGCKLHEVGSTNRTHGHDYADAISSRTALLLKAHTSNYVVQGFTRSLSEAELATIAHQHDLPLVVDLGSGSLIDMQRLGLPFEPVVREVLAQGVDVVTFSGDKLLGGPQAGIIAGRADLISRIRKSPLKRALRCDKLTLAALSAVLRLYANPDTLAQRIPALRLLSRSQTDIEQTVAALLTPLTSWAGDPIAVDACEVLSQIGSGSQPLDRLPSAALRLRSQHTNKRARSRQLRELARQLRQLPVPVIGRIADDSLLLDCRCVEEPQALATQWLNHRFNAEPLA, from the coding sequence GTGAGCAGTACTCACGGCGGGCGCCCGCCGGCGGTCGACAAGGCACTGGCCTGGCCGGGCGTGCAGGCACTGATTGATTGCCATGGCCGCAACCTGGTGCTGGACGCACTGCGCGCCGGGTTGCAACAGTGGCGCGAGGGTCACATCGGCGATGAACAGACCCTGGTCGCCGAGGTACAGGCCAGCATTGAACAGGTGCTGGCGCCCGCTTTTAAACCGGTCTTTAACCTGACCGGCACCGTCATTCACACCAATCTGGGACGTGCGCCCCTGCCACCGGAAGCCATCAACGCCATCGCCGCGGTGGCCAGTGGCGCCAGTAACCTGGAGTATGACCTGCACAGCGGCCAGCGTGGCGACCGCGATGCCCATGTCGAGGACTGGATCTGCCGGCTGACCGGCGCTGAAGCCGCGACGGTGGTCAACAACAATGCTGCAGCGGTGCTGCTGGTCCTTAATGCCCTGGCGCTGCGCCGGGAAGTGATTGTCTCGCGCGGTGAATTGATTGAAATTGGCGGCTCCTTCCGCCTGCCGGATATCATGGCACGTGCTGGCTGCAAACTGCATGAAGTCGGCAGCACCAATCGCACCCATGGCCATGATTACGCCGATGCCATCAGCTCGCGCACGGCGCTGCTGCTCAAGGCGCATACCAGCAACTATGTGGTGCAGGGGTTCACCCGCAGCCTCAGTGAAGCCGAGCTGGCAACCATCGCACATCAACATGACCTGCCGCTGGTGGTCGATCTGGGCAGCGGCTCGCTTATTGATATGCAGCGCCTGGGTTTGCCGTTTGAACCGGTGGTGCGTGAGGTCCTGGCCCAGGGCGTTGACGTGGTGACCTTCAGTGGCGACAAATTATTGGGTGGACCGCAGGCCGGTATTATTGCCGGACGCGCAGACCTCATTTCGCGAATTCGAAAAAGCCCGTTAAAACGCGCACTGCGCTGCGACAAACTGACACTGGCCGCGCTGTCCGCGGTGCTGCGCCTGTATGCCAACCCGGACACGTTGGCTCAGCGCATCCCCGCCCTGCGTCTGCTGAGCCGATCGCAAACAGATATCGAGCAGACTGTCGCGGCACTGCTGACGCCATTAACAAGCTGGGCTGGCGACCCTATTGCTGTTGATGCCTGCGAGGTACTCAGTCAGATTGGGTCCGGCTCGCAGCCGCTGGACCGGCTGCCCAGTGCCGCACTGCGCCTGCGCAGCCAACACACCAATAAACGCGCCCGCAGTCGGCAATTACGCGAACTGGCCAGACAATTGCGACAACTGCCGGTGCCGGTGATTGGCCGTATTGCCGATGACAGCCTGCTATTGGATTGCCGTTGTGTCGAGGAGCCGCAAGCCCTGGCAACGCAGTGGCTGAATCATCGTTTTAATGCGGAGCCGCTGGCGTGA
- the selB gene encoding selenocysteine-specific translation elongation factor, with translation MIIATAGHVDHGKTTLIKALTGKNTDQLAEEQRRGLTIDLGFAWRHDSEAGTLGFVDVPGHARFIRTMLAGLAGVDAALLVIAADTGPMPQTREHLALLELLGIHRGIVVMTAMDRADAGQQADCRAAIRSLLQHSSLAGSPLIAVDSISGQGLDELLAAIRTLAANTPARRVEGHARFLIDRRFTVPGAGCVVTGTLLNGRLSVAQQTPLQLAPVNSSVRLRGIQIDGQAATGIVSGQRAALNLTGELDNEHPQRGDWLLAAEPDHNNRPLISQRLDVHLRILPEKIIHRGTLQILTGATAVSGRLVWLEAPAAGKAPAAGKAPAADKEPAADKAPAADKEPAAGLAQLLLDKPVHVMAGDAVIVREPAANITLGGGRVLDPQGRQRGRSRPEALARLSELSTVSSATVALAVELNHQQEIDLTAFAGRWNLTAPELDELLTQHSVVRLGQQGLSHAHYAAAQAIILQCVQQAHDEHPEQLGIHPQLLLRAAATGLSRQTAKRLVDQLVSEHRLHRHGVVLALPDHQAVLPAQDEALYLRVREALANAGLRPPIVGELGALLGLERDAMLAFMHRLQGWGYVLPVAPNRFYLPKQLDDLAAVAQALCEEGTDGGFSAADYRDRSDIGRNLTIRVLEYLDRVGITVYRNERRYMRVGWRCTVADKNR, from the coding sequence GTGATCATTGCCACCGCCGGGCATGTGGACCATGGCAAGACCACGCTGATCAAGGCGCTGACCGGCAAAAACACGGATCAGCTTGCCGAGGAGCAACGCCGCGGCCTCACCATCGATCTGGGTTTCGCCTGGCGGCATGACAGCGAAGCTGGCACGCTCGGATTCGTGGACGTGCCAGGTCATGCGCGGTTCATTCGCACCATGCTGGCCGGTCTGGCGGGCGTGGATGCAGCGCTGCTAGTGATCGCTGCGGACACCGGTCCGATGCCACAAACCCGTGAACATCTGGCGTTGCTGGAACTGCTGGGTATTCACCGTGGCATTGTGGTGATGACTGCGATGGATCGGGCCGATGCCGGGCAGCAGGCTGATTGCCGGGCAGCTATTCGATCATTGCTGCAACACAGTTCGCTGGCCGGCTCACCGCTGATTGCCGTGGACTCAATCAGCGGTCAGGGACTGGACGAGTTGCTGGCCGCGATCCGTACACTGGCTGCGAATACGCCAGCCCGCCGTGTTGAAGGCCATGCCCGCTTTCTGATTGATCGACGCTTTACCGTACCCGGTGCGGGTTGTGTGGTAACCGGCACTTTGTTGAACGGTCGCCTGAGCGTGGCGCAGCAGACACCACTGCAATTGGCACCTGTGAACAGCAGCGTGCGGTTGCGTGGCATCCAGATTGACGGCCAGGCAGCGACCGGGATTGTCAGTGGCCAGCGCGCTGCCCTGAACCTGACCGGGGAGTTGGACAACGAGCATCCGCAGCGTGGCGACTGGCTGCTGGCAGCGGAGCCTGATCACAACAATCGGCCCCTTATCAGTCAGCGCCTGGATGTCCATCTGCGCATACTGCCTGAAAAAATTATCCATCGTGGCACCTTACAGATACTGACCGGCGCCACTGCCGTCAGCGGCCGCCTGGTGTGGCTGGAAGCGCCTGCGGCAGGTAAAGCTCCTGCAGCGGGTAAAGCGCCTGCGGCAGATAAAGAGCCTGCGGCAGATAAAGCGCCTGCGGCAGATAAAGAGCCAGCGGCGGGTTTGGCACAACTACTTTTGGACAAACCCGTGCATGTCATGGCCGGCGACGCCGTCATTGTGCGGGAACCGGCGGCCAATATCACCCTGGGCGGCGGCCGGGTGCTGGACCCCCAGGGACGTCAGCGTGGTCGCAGCAGACCCGAAGCGCTGGCGCGACTGAGTGAGCTGAGCACGGTGAGTTCTGCTACCGTTGCGCTGGCGGTGGAGCTGAACCATCAGCAGGAAATTGATCTGACGGCCTTCGCCGGACGCTGGAACCTGACGGCGCCGGAACTGGATGAGCTGCTGACGCAACACTCGGTGGTCAGGCTGGGACAACAGGGGCTGAGTCACGCGCACTATGCCGCCGCCCAGGCGATCATCCTGCAATGTGTGCAACAGGCTCATGATGAGCATCCCGAACAATTGGGCATCCATCCGCAGTTGCTGCTGCGCGCCGCAGCGACAGGACTTTCCCGGCAGACAGCTAAACGGCTGGTCGACCAGCTGGTTTCGGAACATCGCCTGCACCGACATGGCGTGGTGCTCGCCCTGCCCGATCATCAGGCAGTGCTGCCGGCTCAAGATGAAGCGCTGTATCTTCGAGTGCGCGAGGCACTGGCCAATGCCGGATTGCGTCCACCGATTGTCGGTGAACTGGGTGCATTACTGGGACTTGAACGTGACGCCATGCTGGCCTTCATGCACCGCCTGCAGGGCTGGGGCTATGTGCTGCCGGTGGCGCCCAACCGGTTCTATCTGCCCAAGCAACTGGATGATCTGGCCGCGGTGGCACAGGCGTTGTGTGAAGAAGGCACCGACGGCGGGTTTTCGGCAGCGGACTACCGGGATCGCTCGGACATTGGCCGAAATCTGACCATCAGGGTGCTGGAGTATCTGGACCGCGTCGGCATTACCGTGTACCGGAACGAGCGGCGCTATATGCGTGTGGGCTGGCGATGCACGGTCGCCGACAAAAACAGGTAA
- a CDS encoding thioredoxin domain-containing protein — protein MTTPPPDGLIVVAKADCPTCRLVEPLLTELADAGPLQVYVQDDSDYAAALPDTRYDDTLEHSWRLETEFVPTLIRMEQGREVSRTYGWDKAEWRAISGLSGLGEALPVMRPGCGSKTLEPGIAERLELAFGDVQLKSRGIDVSAEDDAIEACYARGWSDGLPVVPPTPVRVLRMLKGTTRDPQEVVGLMPPDLVSCTVEKVAINAVMAGCKPEYMPVLLAALEASLEDDFGLHGLICTTMFGSPLIMVNGPIAKAIGMNSGNNALGQGNRANATIGRALQLIIRNVGGGRPGEIDRAALGNPGKYTFCFAEAEDSDWLPLAQERGIADGRSAVTVFPGEGVQGIIDQKSRDPESLARSMAESLRAVDNVKLAMAGDAVLVVSPEHARIFIEAGWSKQRLRETLEQLLMAPGESLLAGAGGIAEGIPTRFKDKQVPKFRPGGLLIVRAGGTAGLFSAIIAGWAASGPVGSAPVTREIKQEAT, from the coding sequence ATGACAACTCCTCCGCCCGATGGCCTGATTGTCGTCGCCAAGGCAGACTGCCCGACCTGTCGCCTGGTCGAACCGCTGCTGACTGAGCTGGCCGATGCCGGCCCGCTGCAGGTGTATGTGCAGGATGACAGCGACTATGCCGCTGCCCTGCCGGACACGCGCTACGATGACACCCTGGAACACTCCTGGCGGCTGGAGACCGAATTTGTGCCGACACTGATCCGAATGGAGCAGGGCCGGGAGGTGTCACGTACCTACGGCTGGGACAAGGCAGAGTGGCGCGCCATCAGTGGCCTGAGTGGACTGGGCGAGGCGCTGCCGGTGATGCGGCCCGGATGCGGCTCCAAAACCCTGGAGCCCGGCATTGCCGAGCGACTGGAACTGGCCTTCGGCGATGTGCAGCTGAAGTCGCGAGGAATCGACGTCAGCGCCGAAGATGATGCCATCGAGGCCTGTTATGCCCGCGGCTGGAGCGATGGCCTGCCGGTGGTGCCGCCGACGCCGGTGCGGGTGCTGCGCATGCTCAAGGGTACGACCCGCGATCCGCAAGAAGTGGTCGGCCTGATGCCGCCGGATCTGGTGTCCTGCACCGTCGAGAAGGTCGCCATCAATGCGGTCATGGCGGGCTGCAAACCGGAGTATATGCCGGTGCTGCTGGCCGCGCTGGAAGCATCATTAGAAGACGACTTCGGTCTACATGGACTGATCTGTACCACCATGTTTGGCAGCCCGTTGATCATGGTCAATGGCCCCATTGCCAAAGCCATCGGCATGAATTCCGGCAACAATGCCCTGGGTCAGGGCAACCGCGCCAATGCCACCATCGGGCGGGCCCTGCAACTGATCATCCGTAATGTTGGCGGTGGGCGTCCGGGCGAGATTGACCGGGCGGCGCTGGGCAACCCGGGCAAATATACCTTCTGCTTTGCCGAAGCCGAAGACAGTGACTGGCTGCCGTTGGCGCAGGAACGCGGCATTGCTGACGGCCGTTCTGCCGTGACCGTGTTTCCCGGCGAAGGTGTGCAGGGCATTATTGACCAAAAATCCCGCGACCCGGAGTCGCTGGCCCGTTCCATGGCAGAGTCGCTGCGCGCTGTGGATAACGTCAAGCTGGCCATGGCCGGTGATGCCGTACTGGTGGTCTCCCCCGAGCATGCACGCATATTTATCGAAGCGGGTTGGTCCAAGCAGCGTTTGCGCGAGACCCTGGAGCAGTTGCTGATGGCGCCCGGCGAGTCACTGCTGGCCGGTGCCGGGGGCATTGCCGAAGGTATTCCGACACGTTTCAAAGACAAGCAGGTGCCCAAATTCCGGCCGGGCGGTCTGCTGATCGTCCGCGCCGGTGGCACTGCCGGGCTGTTTTCTGCGATTATCGCTGGCTGGGCCGCATCCGGCCCGGTTGGTTCTGCACCTGTGACACGCGAAATCAAACAAGAGGCTACATGA
- a CDS encoding phage head spike fiber domain-containing protein: protein MASLTEQLNDLYRRINGLQSRLTGLSPDPNLLAATGERISYGCKVTEGSDDTDMIVALEGEASGDTDNLNPDLSATPAYPFEYANIAFTKSGGFFSGDLEATLAAVPGTGLARYDIAYIFNGPAGPGFAVATGTPSEGVKTAYDNDGLVTTPYDSGTDAALPVGVMPVARIYVEDDVTGIPDSRIADIRDFAGTLQGEAFTYDDLTPTQKNELASGAIVDVTALKESAEDAEEGAETAAATATTQAGVATAAKNDATTQAGIATGQAQLAAEIVNIDEVQTFTSPLARAPAVAMTESASVGGISQASNLQNSFNTGDFSVVWKGSVAALTSFITAVTKFTTSGGNRGFGLYLTNTASDYRRLRMGLSGDIGENPYYSTVDCDFSAGEFFEVCATVKRETVSAAGTITFYVNGVPLGAPVAIAAGAIGDIDTAEKLYVSGQFTGTVRHSGNTGETILYNRALAASEVLSLYMNGPAASDIYGSQVNLIPEPIDLTNASWSKFQCTIDAGAVTGPDGVTPADVIVPAVGVDQADIRYVIPPVVGKKYRTRCKVKAEGYDQVTVGGFHLTPGAGGAVFNLNTLAASSVSAGIIPTIYALDDGWVFLSVESTLPYLSGPNFGFIGPTSFVGDGTSGLAVTEIKTVVVGITTHLSTEDAQSDTGQMLDRAHGNHALLPASGAKVIGVPQARQRKVQSNDHSWTATNEIQYLAKVNQAVVPGDAAVMYIDIEASATGSFDIGDGSDQDRYVAAQALVVGKNRVSLTSTPFCDGTNKKLTAKPTASYTGTISVTAIYYSAEA from the coding sequence GTGGCAAGTCTAACCGAACAGCTAAATGATCTGTATCGCCGCATAAACGGCCTCCAGTCTCGCCTGACCGGCCTGTCTCCAGATCCTAATCTGTTGGCCGCCACTGGTGAGCGAATCAGCTATGGCTGCAAGGTCACAGAGGGCTCTGACGACACGGACATGATCGTCGCCTTGGAAGGCGAGGCCTCTGGCGACACCGACAACTTGAATCCGGACCTTTCAGCAACACCGGCTTACCCATTTGAATACGCCAACATCGCATTCACAAAGTCTGGTGGTTTCTTCTCGGGTGATCTTGAAGCCACTCTGGCTGCTGTGCCGGGTACCGGGCTGGCGCGTTATGACATCGCCTACATATTCAATGGTCCGGCAGGGCCCGGCTTCGCGGTGGCCACGGGCACACCCTCTGAAGGTGTCAAGACTGCTTATGATAACGATGGCCTGGTAACCACACCCTATGACTCCGGAACTGACGCTGCGCTGCCGGTGGGGGTCATGCCGGTTGCTCGAATCTATGTCGAGGACGATGTAACCGGGATACCAGATTCACGCATCGCAGATATCCGTGACTTTGCAGGCACTCTGCAGGGCGAGGCATTCACATACGATGACCTGACCCCGACGCAGAAGAATGAACTTGCCAGTGGTGCCATTGTTGATGTTACTGCTCTGAAGGAGTCGGCCGAGGATGCAGAGGAAGGGGCCGAAACAGCGGCCGCGACAGCAACCACCCAGGCTGGCGTTGCGACTGCGGCAAAGAATGACGCCACCACCCAGGCTGGTATTGCCACAGGCCAGGCTCAGCTTGCTGCTGAGATTGTGAATATCGATGAGGTGCAGACGTTTACAAGCCCACTTGCCCGCGCCCCGGCAGTTGCAATGACAGAGAGCGCGAGTGTTGGCGGTATCAGTCAGGCGAGCAATCTCCAAAACAGCTTCAACACCGGTGATTTCTCTGTCGTATGGAAAGGCTCGGTGGCAGCCCTCACTTCTTTCATAACCGCAGTGACGAAATTCACCACATCGGGGGGCAATCGTGGTTTCGGGCTGTATTTAACCAATACCGCTTCTGACTATCGGCGATTGCGGATGGGTTTATCTGGTGATATTGGAGAAAACCCATACTATTCTACTGTTGATTGTGACTTCAGTGCTGGTGAGTTTTTCGAGGTCTGCGCGACTGTAAAACGAGAAACCGTGTCCGCGGCCGGCACTATCACTTTCTACGTCAATGGTGTGCCTTTGGGCGCCCCAGTTGCTATTGCTGCAGGTGCGATCGGTGATATCGATACTGCGGAGAAACTTTATGTATCGGGCCAATTCACTGGAACAGTAAGGCACTCTGGAAACACCGGAGAAACCATACTCTACAACCGAGCACTGGCGGCGTCCGAGGTTTTGTCGCTGTACATGAATGGTCCTGCTGCATCTGATATTTATGGCAGCCAGGTAAATCTAATACCTGAGCCAATTGACCTTACGAATGCTTCCTGGTCTAAGTTTCAATGCACTATCGATGCAGGCGCAGTCACAGGGCCTGATGGTGTAACACCCGCAGACGTGATAGTTCCAGCTGTAGGGGTTGATCAAGCTGATATTCGTTACGTGATCCCCCCAGTGGTTGGCAAGAAATACAGAACCAGATGCAAGGTCAAAGCTGAAGGATATGACCAAGTGACCGTGGGTGGTTTTCATCTCACACCTGGTGCTGGAGGCGCAGTATTTAACTTGAATACACTGGCCGCTTCCAGTGTCTCAGCGGGAATAATACCAACAATTTATGCTCTTGATGACGGGTGGGTTTTCCTGTCTGTGGAGTCAACGCTGCCGTACCTATCTGGACCGAATTTTGGTTTTATTGGCCCCACGTCTTTTGTTGGTGACGGTACTTCAGGTTTGGCAGTTACAGAAATCAAAACTGTGGTGGTTGGCATCACGACTCATCTCTCTACAGAGGACGCCCAGTCAGACACCGGGCAGATGCTAGACAGGGCGCACGGCAATCACGCTCTATTGCCGGCCAGCGGGGCTAAGGTTATTGGAGTACCTCAGGCGCGACAGCGCAAAGTGCAATCAAATGATCATAGCTGGACTGCCACCAATGAGATTCAATATCTGGCCAAAGTTAATCAGGCTGTTGTCCCGGGCGATGCGGCTGTCATGTATATCGACATCGAGGCCAGCGCCACCGGCAGCTTTGATATTGGGGATGGCTCTGACCAGGATCGGTATGTCGCGGCCCAGGCGCTCGTCGTAGGAAAAAACAGGGTGTCCCTGACATCGACTCCTTTCTGTGACGGGACGAACAAGAAGCTGACTGCCAAGCCCACCGCCAGTTACACCGGAACAATCTCGGTAACGGCAATCTACTACAGCGCGGAGGCCTGA
- a CDS encoding DUF418 domain-containing protein: protein MVAPLASPTSDRINSLDVLRGFAVLGILVMNIQIFAMPSATYLNPTVWGTLSGVDGAVWYLSHVFTDQKKMALFSMLFGAGIILFTERATAQGKSAVGYHYRRNFWLLLFGAAHAYLLWYGDVLFLYAICAFALYPLRNWRPRRLIIVGIVFLSISSIVYLLTGFALPSLPEEVLVEAIQPSWNPPAAQLAEEIAAYQGGWSQQMSNRVPVTLEMHTFVYLIWGFWRAAGMMLLGMALYKLGILSARADNRVYWRFLAVGVLLGLPIIMIGIQWNFANAWGPVSMFLGSQFNYWASILVSMAYMASLILLLKHNRMNWLTQRLAAVGRMAFSNYIMHTLICGFIFYGHGLGQFGQIDRSGQIVIVFGIWILQLLVSPMWLRHFRFGPLEWLWRSLTYWRFQPMAR, encoded by the coding sequence ATGGTTGCGCCTCTCGCTTCGCCCACCAGCGATCGCATCAATTCTCTGGACGTGCTGCGCGGATTTGCTGTGCTCGGCATACTGGTCATGAACATACAGATCTTTGCCATGCCTTCCGCCACCTACCTCAATCCGACTGTCTGGGGGACGCTGTCAGGGGTGGATGGTGCGGTGTGGTACCTGAGTCACGTGTTCACCGACCAGAAAAAGATGGCTCTGTTTTCCATGCTGTTTGGCGCGGGCATCATCCTGTTTACCGAACGCGCCACGGCACAGGGCAAGTCAGCGGTGGGCTATCACTACCGACGCAATTTCTGGTTGTTGCTGTTTGGTGCTGCCCACGCCTATCTGTTGTGGTATGGCGATGTCCTGTTTCTTTATGCTATCTGCGCGTTTGCGCTTTACCCATTGCGTAACTGGCGTCCGCGACGATTGATCATCGTGGGCATCGTATTTCTGTCGATATCGTCGATTGTCTATCTGTTGACTGGATTTGCGCTACCGTCATTGCCTGAGGAAGTACTCGTAGAGGCGATCCAGCCGAGCTGGAACCCACCGGCCGCGCAACTGGCGGAAGAAATTGCAGCTTACCAGGGCGGCTGGTCACAGCAGATGTCAAACCGTGTGCCAGTCACACTCGAGATGCACACCTTTGTATACCTGATCTGGGGATTCTGGCGCGCGGCTGGCATGATGCTGTTGGGTATGGCGCTTTACAAACTCGGCATTCTTTCTGCGCGCGCTGACAACAGGGTTTACTGGCGCTTTCTGGCCGTTGGTGTTTTATTGGGGTTGCCAATAATCATGATCGGCATTCAGTGGAACTTCGCCAACGCGTGGGGGCCAGTGTCGATGTTCCTCGGCTCGCAGTTCAACTACTGGGCCAGCATACTGGTCAGTATGGCCTATATGGCCTCGCTGATACTCCTGCTAAAGCACAACAGGATGAACTGGCTGACACAACGTCTGGCAGCCGTCGGCCGTATGGCATTCAGCAATTACATCATGCACACACTTATCTGCGGTTTCATTTTTTATGGACATGGCCTGGGGCAGTTCGGGCAGATTGATCGCAGCGGGCAGATCGTCATTGTGTTTGGCATCTGGATACTGCAACTTCTTGTTTCGCCAATGTGGCTGAGGCATTTTCGTTTTGGACCGCTGGAATGGTTATGGCGATCACTGACCTATTGGCGGTTCCAGCCAATGGCCAGGTAG
- a CDS encoding UGSC family (seleno)protein, which yields MNDSILLDPTAETAPAQRARLARPGSLDGKVVGLLDISKPRGNVFLDRIEEQLAALGITVNRYSKPTFTRPAPTALKQQMAAEVDVLVEGLADUGSCTSCCMHDIADLESRQIPGVGVASSEFIDAAAAQSRTLGFDPAMVFVPHPIQNRTDAEMCTLADEALGDILRLLGHDQGVAAQPPEDDT from the coding sequence ATGAACGATAGTATTCTGCTGGACCCGACGGCGGAAACCGCCCCGGCGCAGCGGGCACGACTGGCCAGGCCCGGCAGCCTGGATGGCAAGGTGGTCGGCCTGCTGGATATCTCCAAGCCGCGCGGCAATGTGTTCCTGGATCGTATTGAGGAGCAGCTGGCGGCACTGGGCATCACCGTCAACCGCTACAGCAAACCGACCTTCACCCGCCCTGCCCCCACTGCCCTGAAACAGCAGATGGCGGCAGAAGTGGATGTGCTGGTGGAAGGACTGGCTGACTGAGGATCGTGTACGTCGTGCTGTATGCATGACATAGCCGATCTGGAGTCACGACAGATTCCGGGAGTTGGAGTTGCCTCTAGCGAGTTTATTGATGCGGCGGCAGCACAGTCCAGAACGCTGGGTTTCGACCCGGCGATGGTTTTTGTGCCGCACCCGATCCAGAACCGCACTGATGCGGAAATGTGTACCCTGGCCGACGAGGCTTTGGGGGATATTCTGCGGCTGCTCGGTCACGATCAGGGCGTTGCCGCTCAGCCGCCAGAAGACGACACCTGA